The following are encoded in a window of Nomia melanderi isolate GNS246 chromosome 6, iyNomMela1, whole genome shotgun sequence genomic DNA:
- the Sas-6 gene encoding spindle assembly abnormal 6 isoform X2, translating into MPSVNLSKSPPKFLLLLAEENGEWILKLVETNNFKHLCHLSLNISPASDTDLKTHMAMKIKQLKENILQQSRNTVTLEARLTDLTNKVETKTKLLEQLEQKYMAEKSQMQLSSSEQISLEKDRFAKARLDWQCQNEKEKVEVERRHTEIVKELHTEIAELRTQNLTYKDKLSLLEATNMEQTKQLQNLEKDLNVAQRDLNLLKKQNSKLDTDYHEKDKSVNSLRTKVAVLEQELKDKGILISKHTEMLKTAKEQKQQFEDLLADKEGQLQRKQNSLRNLSDELVKANEILTKLQNELASTKSKLKLRTSIALEQERLLDTKQKEVGQLENKMETLVKETKDARTEVENLKEQLKIQQNQLEEKEKIIKNNDNVISWLNRRLADSQSPLQNATVTAPITVPSSVQLTLPRTNKLITSKFETRTPALSTIQSNMLSGLPMRNPIVQNPNINQTTRMTARSMGVGITDSTMGISSFNKSGQISSTSTPMERINSLNKLSGNIAGSSSMPAVIENNNSSVPSNGTKAKSSSAGLQGGLRKAGLSDKPILPSAYFPKTLH; encoded by the exons ATGCCATCAGTAAATTTATCAAAATCTCCAccaaaatttttattgttattggcAGAAGAAAATGGAGAATGGATATTAAAACTGGTtgaaacgaataattttaaacatttatgtcATTTAAGTCTGAATATATCACCTGCAAGTGATACTGATTTAAAAACTCATATGGCCATGaagattaaacaattaaaagaaaatattctgcaACAAAGTAGAAATACAGTTACGCTTGAAGCTAGATTAACTGATTTGACAAATAAAGTAGAGACAAAAACAAAACTATTGGAACAATTAGAACAGAAGTATATGGCAGAAAAAAGTCAAATGCAATTATCTTCATCTGAACAAATAAGTTTAGAAAAAGATag ATTTGCTAAAGCTCGATTAGATTGGCAATGTcaaaatgagaaagaaaaggTAGAAGTAGAACGTAGACACacagaaattgtaaaagaattgcATACAGAGATTGCAGAATTACGTACACAAAATTTAACATACAAAGACAAGTTATCCCTTCTTGAAGCAACAAATATGGAACAAACAAAGCAGTTGCAAAATCTTGAAAAAGACCTTAATGTGGCACAAAGAGATTTAAATctattaaagaaacaaaattctaaattaGATACAGATTATCATGAAAAAGATAAATCTGTGAATAGCTTGAGAACTAAAGTTGCTGTACTTGAACAAGAACTGAAAGACAAAGGTATACTCATTAGTAAACATACAGAAATGCTGAAAACTGCGAAGGAACAGAAACAACAATTTGAAGATCTCTTAGCTGATAAAGAAGGACAGTTACAGCGAAAACAAAATTCCTTACGAAATTTAAGTGATGAATTGGTTAAAGCTAATGAAATAttgacaaaattacaaaatgaacttGCTTCTACTAAATCTAAATTAAAACTAAGAACTAGTATAGCACTTGAGCAAGAACGGTTATTAGATACTAAACAGAAAGAGGTTGgccaattagaaaataaaatggagaccttggttaaagaaacaaaagatgCGAGAACAGAGGTGGAAAATTTAAAAGAGCAActtaaaattcaacaaaaccaattagaagagaaagaaaaaataataaaaaataatgataatg TGATTAGTTGGTTAAATCGACGATTAGCAGACAGTCAGTCTCCACTACAAAATGCTACTGTAACAGCTCCAATTACTGTACCTTCTTCAGTTCAGTTGACATTACCaagaacaaataaattaattacaagtaAATTTGAAACACGTACACCTGCACTTAGTACAATACAATCAAATATGCTATCTGGGCTACCAATGAGAAATCCAATTGTGCAGAATCCAAATATCAATCAGACAACACGCATGACCGCGCGATCTATGGGTGTTGGTATTACTGATAGTACAATGGGCATATCATCATTTAATAAAAGTGGCCAAATATCAAGTACCAGTACTCCTATGGAACggattaattctttaaataagtTATCCGGAAATATCGCTGGTTCTTCTTCAATGCCAGctgttatagaaaataataactCATCTGTACCATCAAATGGTACGAAAGCAAAAAGTTCAAGTGCTGGTTTACAGGGTGGATTAAGAAAAGCTGGTTTATCTGACAAACCAATTTTGCCATCTGCATATTTTCCCAAAACTTTACATTAA
- the Sas-6 gene encoding spindle assembly abnormal 6 isoform X1, whose protein sequence is MMNYLNNSIVGGVTSDSGLQLNNVEILYSKVQRVYLKPQHKEERQRELRVNVEIHAGISPVCRKSLCVLLADDDDPCFLYSLFITEEDFKVLKSQQGLLVDFDNFATQLICLLEQCQMPSVNLSKSPPKFLLLLAEENGEWILKLVETNNFKHLCHLSLNISPASDTDLKTHMAMKIKQLKENILQQSRNTVTLEARLTDLTNKVETKTKLLEQLEQKYMAEKSQMQLSSSEQISLEKDRFAKARLDWQCQNEKEKVEVERRHTEIVKELHTEIAELRTQNLTYKDKLSLLEATNMEQTKQLQNLEKDLNVAQRDLNLLKKQNSKLDTDYHEKDKSVNSLRTKVAVLEQELKDKGILISKHTEMLKTAKEQKQQFEDLLADKEGQLQRKQNSLRNLSDELVKANEILTKLQNELASTKSKLKLRTSIALEQERLLDTKQKEVGQLENKMETLVKETKDARTEVENLKEQLKIQQNQLEEKEKIIKNNDNVISWLNRRLADSQSPLQNATVTAPITVPSSVQLTLPRTNKLITSKFETRTPALSTIQSNMLSGLPMRNPIVQNPNINQTTRMTARSMGVGITDSTMGISSFNKSGQISSTSTPMERINSLNKLSGNIAGSSSMPAVIENNNSSVPSNGTKAKSSSAGLQGGLRKAGLSDKPILPSAYFPKTLH, encoded by the exons atgatgaattatttgaataattcaatagtcGGAGGAGTGACTAGTGATTCTGGCCTCCAGTTAAACAATGTTGAAATATTGTACTCTAAAGTACAAAGAGTTTATCTTAAACCGCAACACAAAGAAGAACGTCAACGAGAACTTAGAGTTAATGTGGAAATCCATGCCGGTATCAGTCCTGTTTGTCGTaag AGTTTATGTGTTTTGTTGGCAGATGATGATGATCCCTGCTTTTTGTActcattatttataacagaagaggattttaaagtattaaaatctCAGCAGGGATTGTTAGTAGACTTTGATAACTTTGCAACTCAATTAATATGTTTGTTAGAACAATGTCAAATGCCATCAGTAAATTTATCAAAATCTCCAccaaaatttttattgttattggcAGAAGAAAATGGAGAATGGATATTAAAACTGGTtgaaacgaataattttaaacatttatgtcATTTAAGTCTGAATATATCACCTGCAAGTGATACTGATTTAAAAACTCATATGGCCATGaagattaaacaattaaaagaaaatattctgcaACAAAGTAGAAATACAGTTACGCTTGAAGCTAGATTAACTGATTTGACAAATAAAGTAGAGACAAAAACAAAACTATTGGAACAATTAGAACAGAAGTATATGGCAGAAAAAAGTCAAATGCAATTATCTTCATCTGAACAAATAAGTTTAGAAAAAGATag ATTTGCTAAAGCTCGATTAGATTGGCAATGTcaaaatgagaaagaaaaggTAGAAGTAGAACGTAGACACacagaaattgtaaaagaattgcATACAGAGATTGCAGAATTACGTACACAAAATTTAACATACAAAGACAAGTTATCCCTTCTTGAAGCAACAAATATGGAACAAACAAAGCAGTTGCAAAATCTTGAAAAAGACCTTAATGTGGCACAAAGAGATTTAAATctattaaagaaacaaaattctaaattaGATACAGATTATCATGAAAAAGATAAATCTGTGAATAGCTTGAGAACTAAAGTTGCTGTACTTGAACAAGAACTGAAAGACAAAGGTATACTCATTAGTAAACATACAGAAATGCTGAAAACTGCGAAGGAACAGAAACAACAATTTGAAGATCTCTTAGCTGATAAAGAAGGACAGTTACAGCGAAAACAAAATTCCTTACGAAATTTAAGTGATGAATTGGTTAAAGCTAATGAAATAttgacaaaattacaaaatgaacttGCTTCTACTAAATCTAAATTAAAACTAAGAACTAGTATAGCACTTGAGCAAGAACGGTTATTAGATACTAAACAGAAAGAGGTTGgccaattagaaaataaaatggagaccttggttaaagaaacaaaagatgCGAGAACAGAGGTGGAAAATTTAAAAGAGCAActtaaaattcaacaaaaccaattagaagagaaagaaaaaataataaaaaataatgataatg TGATTAGTTGGTTAAATCGACGATTAGCAGACAGTCAGTCTCCACTACAAAATGCTACTGTAACAGCTCCAATTACTGTACCTTCTTCAGTTCAGTTGACATTACCaagaacaaataaattaattacaagtaAATTTGAAACACGTACACCTGCACTTAGTACAATACAATCAAATATGCTATCTGGGCTACCAATGAGAAATCCAATTGTGCAGAATCCAAATATCAATCAGACAACACGCATGACCGCGCGATCTATGGGTGTTGGTATTACTGATAGTACAATGGGCATATCATCATTTAATAAAAGTGGCCAAATATCAAGTACCAGTACTCCTATGGAACggattaattctttaaataagtTATCCGGAAATATCGCTGGTTCTTCTTCAATGCCAGctgttatagaaaataataactCATCTGTACCATCAAATGGTACGAAAGCAAAAAGTTCAAGTGCTGGTTTACAGGGTGGATTAAGAAAAGCTGGTTTATCTGACAAACCAATTTTGCCATCTGCATATTTTCCCAAAACTTTACATTAA
- the Plekhm1 gene encoding pleckstrin homology and RUN domain containing M1, whose product MNSFLKTMSSMTNKRNALVKQSLQKQLNVSVMEMQGVSSTENSSVGNCEESMTLCSVLEAIFLHGLKDSLLNRVTEVLSGPDFDAIPQPSFWGPLLVFSHRQIIDQIQAFSQLTTEVGYCRAWIRLALNEGLLASYFCSIRRDNSALKPYYNQSAFIRDVDLVEVTQRLIETLDYIRFELACNGSLLNYWSTTPLLLAGIWSPPMKSCPVYSAVDIAKTVTTELTDNENFDEVETASSIGSLGSFNSSQIALNTVGSITEDEALKIILATKNPNNIGIKHLMNSPRDTSPLKMEEEPNLQKINKEPNSQEIKDEPNLQETEENKQISSTNGLNTSTVEIDKSSGIEDSEIETNIVQNHETLNDTTATAVGNSLIRKLGWSTSFEDCESSLSSPVISHDTATDAPRTPGDGATYESIVQSYHIAGNSSTPNLQEFLKKYPEKQTTDNGNKAQLENKIEINLDEQLGKLPKEKGLDIQNYCCFECGHAIGMTFSKAHVCSYSGYYYCSKCMSQNEYIIPSRVIYNWDLKHYPVCNKCAAYLQNCSALLDFKVLNPRIYMAVDTMAQLQSLRIQLNLLRAYLFTCREPIIESLQKKVAPRDYLYEHVHQYSVSDLLDIPNGILAQQLQKVIEFTRKHVVNCWLCSQKGFICEICNNPKVIYPFDMESTYRCGACNAVFHADCLNAHKPCPKCERRRKRIDLPLLDVGCTDLPMDGALTMDANE is encoded by the exons ATGAATTCATTTTTGAAGACAATGAGCTCTATGACCAACAAGAGAAATGCATTGGTCAAACAATCTCTGCAGAAGCAGTTAAACGTAAGTGTGATGGAAATGCAAGGAGTATCAAGCACAGAAAACAGTTCAGTCGGCAATTGCGAAGAAAGCATGACTCTTTGTTCTGTTTTGGAAGCTATTTTCTTACACGGTCTAAAAGACAGCCTTTTAAATCGTGTAACAGAAGTTCTAAGTGGTCCAGACTTCGATGCAATCCCTCAGCCAAGCTTTTGGGGTCCATTATTAGTTTTCTCGCATCGCCAGATCATAGATCAAATACAAGCCTTCAGCCAACTGACTACAGAAGTTGGATATTGCAGAGCATGGATAAGATTAGCTTTAAACGAGGGCCTGTTAGCTAGCTATTTTTGTTCTATCAGAAGAGACAATTCAGCtttaaaaccgtattataaTCAGTCTGCATTCATTAGAGATGTGGATCTTGTGGAAGTTACACAGAGATTAATTGAAACTTTAGATTACATTCGCTTCGAGCTTGCCTGTAATGGTAGCCTTTTAAATTATTGGTCAACTACGCCTCTTCTTTTAGCAGGAATATGGTCACCACCAATGAAATCTTGCCCTGTATATAGTGCTGTTGATATTGCAAAAACAGTAACTACAGAATTGACAGACAATGAAAATTTTGATGAAGTTGAAACAGCTAGTTCTATTGGCAGCTTAGGTTCTTTTAATTCATCACAGATTGCACTTAATACTGTAGGTTCTATTACTGAAGATGAagctttaaaaattatattagctACTAAAAACCCAAATAATATTGGTATAAAACATCTGATGAATAGTCCAAGAGATACTTCACCTCTAAAAATGGAAGAAGAAccaaatttacaaaaaataaacaaagaacCAAATTCGCAAGAAATAAAAGATGAACCAAATTtacaagaaacagaagaaaacaaGCAAATTTCAAGTACTAATGGTTTAAATACTAGTACTGTAGAAATTGATAAATCATCTGGTATCGAAGATTCAGAAATCGAAACAAATATTGTACAAAACCATGAAACTTTGAATGATACCACTGCAACTGCAGTAGGCAActcattaattagaaaattagggTGGTCAACATCATTTGAAGATTGCGAATCTTCCTTAAGTTCACCTGTAATATCTCATGACACTGCAACAGATGCACCTCGCACACCAGGTGATGGTGCCACATATGAATCAATTGTTCAGAGTTATCACATCGCTGGCAATTCATCAACACCAAATCttcaagaatttttaaaaaaatatccagAAAAACAAACAACTGACAATGGAAACAAAGCTCAATTAGAAAATAAG ATTGAGATCAATTTGGATGAACAATTAGGAAAACTTCCCAAAGAAAAAGGTTtagatatacaaaattattgttGTTTTGAATGTGGTCATGCAATTGGTATGACCTTTTCAAAAGCACATGTCTGCTCTTATTCAggatattattattgttctaAGTGTATGTCGCAAAATGAATACATTATTCCATCGAGAGTAATTTACAATTGGGATTTGAAGCATTATCCTGTTTGCAATAAATGTGCAGCATACTTACAAAATTGTTCAGCATTGCTGGATTTTAAAGTCCTGAATCCAAGAATTTATATGGCTGTGGATACCATGGCTCAATTACAATCATtaagaattcaattaaatttactaaGAGCCTACTTATTCACTTGTCGTGAACCTATAATTGAATCTTTACAAAAAAAAGTTGCACCCAGGGATTATTTGTACGAACATGTACATCAGTATTCTGTTTCTGATCTTCTTGACATACCTAATGGAATCCTTGCACAACAATTACAAAAGGTTATAGAATTTACAAGAAAACATGTTGTAAACTGTTGGCTTTGCAGTCAGAAGGGATTTATATGTGAAATTTGCAATAATCCAAAAGTTATATACCCTTTTGACATGGAGTCTACGTATAGA TGTGGAGCCTGCAATGCAGTATTTCACGCAGACTGCTTAAATGCACATAAGCCATGTCCTAAATGTGAACGTAGGCGCAAACGAATAGACCTACCGCTTTTAGATGTAGGTTGTACAGATTTACCAATGGATGGCGCATTAACAATGGatgcaaatgaataa